In Flavobacterium endoglycinae, one DNA window encodes the following:
- a CDS encoding RagB/SusD family nutrient uptake outer membrane protein, translating into MKKILKYLGLPVLMAGLVWSCDDLDVPITTQLTPEVFPQNSTQYIQTTGPVYAAFRGEFSFAWWWSQSLTTDEAILPARGGNWFDNRNYIAMHYHDWNADNGIIGSLWDWSSKVIGTSNQAISILRQTMPEGAEKKTLISELKTMRAISYFMLMDSYGDVPLDTLYGDFSSHTKTPRKDVFNFIEKELKSAVPNLNPASGVATYGRPNKQTANAMLAKLYLNANVYTGTQRYSDCIAACDEVINSGLYAVEPRATYLQMFYPTNGPAMKEFIFAVPYDPAAVTVGYNGQMYHARYDVPRSERAKFGLSFTPSAPRSTLPEFYANFDDPNDIRNKQWLTGLQYLNDGVTPVMVTTTKKGYDQFYTGSDGGASYTYQVNLTPNIVPRQSEALFDLGNDEIAWNMGYRNIKFYPDATSTNRNQKNDVPFLRYSDVLLMKAESILRGGTVTLGQSADALVNMVRSNRTTSAALTGVTLEDLYKERSREFAWEAWHRNDMIRFGKYEGSWGYKTNTDLYRRVFPIPTNAMVLNPALTQNDGY; encoded by the coding sequence ATGAAAAAGATATTAAAATATTTAGGTCTTCCAGTATTGATGGCTGGTTTAGTATGGTCTTGTGATGATCTTGATGTGCCTATTACAACACAATTAACTCCTGAAGTATTTCCACAGAATTCAACACAATATATTCAAACTACAGGACCCGTTTATGCAGCTTTCAGAGGTGAGTTTTCATTTGCTTGGTGGTGGTCGCAGTCTTTAACAACAGATGAAGCTATTCTTCCGGCAAGAGGAGGAAACTGGTTTGACAACAGAAACTATATTGCCATGCATTACCATGACTGGAATGCAGACAACGGTATCATAGGAAGCCTTTGGGATTGGTCATCTAAAGTGATTGGTACAAGTAATCAGGCAATCTCAATTTTAAGACAAACAATGCCTGAAGGTGCAGAGAAAAAAACTTTGATTTCGGAGTTAAAAACAATGCGTGCTATTTCCTATTTCATGCTGATGGACAGCTATGGAGATGTACCATTGGATACTTTATACGGAGATTTTAGCTCTCACACCAAAACGCCTAGAAAAGACGTGTTCAACTTTATTGAAAAAGAATTAAAAAGTGCAGTTCCAAATTTAAACCCTGCATCTGGGGTGGCAACTTACGGAAGACCAAATAAACAAACTGCTAATGCAATGTTAGCAAAACTGTATTTGAATGCAAATGTGTACACAGGAACACAGCGTTATAGTGATTGTATTGCTGCTTGTGATGAAGTCATTAATTCTGGTTTGTATGCAGTCGAACCGAGAGCGACTTATCTTCAAATGTTTTATCCAACAAATGGACCAGCAATGAAAGAATTCATTTTTGCAGTTCCTTACGATCCAGCAGCTGTTACTGTGGGGTATAACGGTCAAATGTACCACGCACGTTATGATGTGCCGCGTTCTGAAAGAGCAAAGTTTGGACTTTCTTTTACCCCAAGCGCACCTAGAAGTACACTGCCAGAATTTTATGCCAATTTTGATGATCCAAATGATATCCGTAATAAACAATGGCTTACAGGACTTCAGTATCTAAACGATGGAGTTACACCAGTAATGGTTACAACCACTAAAAAAGGATACGACCAGTTTTATACAGGATCTGATGGAGGAGCATCCTATACCTATCAGGTAAATCTAACGCCAAATATTGTACCTCGTCAAAGTGAAGCTTTATTTGATCTTGGAAATGATGAAATCGCTTGGAATATGGGATATAGAAATATTAAATTTTATCCAGATGCCACTTCAACAAATCGTAACCAAAAGAATGATGTTCCTTTCTTACGTTATTCAGATGTACTGTTAATGAAAGCAGAATCAATTCTTCGCGGCGGAACAGTAACTTTAGGACAAAGTGCAGACGCATTGGTAAACATGGTTCGTTCTAACCGTACCACATCTGCAGCCTTAACAGGTGTAACATTGGAAGATCTGTACAAAGAAAGAAGCCGAGAATTTGCATGGGAAGCGTGGCATAGAAACGACATGATCCGTTTTGGAAAATATGAAGGATCATGGGGCTACAAAACCAATACAGATCTTTACCGTCGTGTATTCCCAATTCCAACAAACGCTATGGTTTTAAATCCGGCTCTTACTCAAAATGACGGATATTAA